A genomic stretch from Gardnerella leopoldii includes:
- the vly gene encoding cholesterol-dependent cytolysin vaginolysin, which produces MKSTKFYRNAAMLLLAGATIIPQCLAVPAMADSSTKPSAPAASCAASKDSLNNYLWDLHYDKTNILARHGETINNKFSSDSFNKNGEFVVVEHQKKNITNTTSNLSVTSANNDRVYPGALFRADQNLMDNMPSLISANRAPLTLSIDLPGFHGGESAVTVQHPTKSSVTSAVNGLVSKWNAQYAASHHVAARMQYDSASAQSMNQLKAKFGADFAKIGVPLKIDFDAVHKGEKQTQIVNFKQTYYTVSVDAPDSPADFFAPCTTPESLKNRGVDSKRPPVYVSNVAYGRSMYVKFDTTSKSTDFQAAVEAAIKGVEIKPNTEFHRILQNTSVTAVILGGSANGAAKVITGNIDTLKALIQEGANLSTSSPAVPIAYTTSFVKDNEVATLQSNSDYVETKVSAYRDGYLTLDHRGAYVARYYVYWDEYGTDIDGTPYVRSRAWEGNGKYRTAHFSTTIQFKGNVRNLRIKLEEKTGLVWEPWRTVYNRTDLPLVRQRTIKNWGTTLWPRVAETVKND; this is translated from the coding sequence ATGAAGAGCACAAAGTTCTACCGTAATGCAGCAATGTTGTTGCTCGCGGGCGCGACTATTATTCCACAATGCTTAGCAGTTCCAGCAATGGCAGATTCTTCCACAAAGCCTTCTGCACCAGCTGCATCTTGCGCAGCTAGCAAGGACTCGCTGAACAACTACTTGTGGGATTTGCATTACGATAAAACAAATATTCTCGCACGTCACGGCGAAACAATTAACAATAAATTCTCCAGCGACAGCTTCAACAAGAACGGCGAATTCGTTGTTGTTGAGCATCAGAAGAAGAACATCACCAATACAACGTCAAACTTGTCGGTAACTTCGGCCAACAATGATCGCGTGTATCCTGGTGCATTATTCCGCGCTGACCAGAATTTGATGGATAACATGCCAAGCTTGATTTCAGCAAATCGCGCACCATTAACTTTGAGCATTGATTTGCCAGGCTTCCACGGCGGCGAGAGTGCTGTAACTGTGCAACATCCAACCAAGAGCTCCGTTACTTCAGCAGTTAACGGTTTAGTTTCTAAATGGAATGCACAATATGCAGCAAGCCATCATGTAGCAGCTCGTATGCAGTATGATTCCGCAAGCGCACAAAGCATGAACCAGCTCAAGGCTAAGTTTGGTGCTGATTTTGCAAAGATTGGCGTACCGCTGAAGATTGATTTCGATGCGGTACACAAGGGTGAGAAGCAGACTCAAATTGTGAACTTCAAGCAAACTTACTACACAGTAAGCGTCGACGCTCCAGATAGCCCAGCAGATTTCTTTGCTCCATGCACCACGCCAGAAAGCTTGAAGAACCGTGGCGTTGACAGCAAACGTCCACCAGTTTACGTGTCAAACGTAGCTTATGGTCGCTCAATGTACGTAAAGTTCGATACCACCAGCAAGAGCACTGATTTCCAGGCTGCAGTAGAAGCAGCAATTAAGGGCGTAGAAATCAAGCCAAACACCGAATTCCATCGCATTCTCCAGAATACTTCTGTTACTGCAGTGATTCTCGGCGGCAGCGCTAACGGTGCAGCAAAGGTTATTACCGGCAATATCGATACGCTAAAGGCTTTGATTCAGGAAGGTGCAAATTTGAGCACCTCTAGCCCAGCTGTTCCAATCGCTTACACTACTTCCTTCGTAAAAGATAACGAAGTAGCAACTCTCCAGAGCAACAGCGATTATGTTGAGACTAAGGTTTCTGCTTACCGTGACGGTTATTTGACCTTGGATCATCGTGGGGCTTATGTAGCTCGCTACTACGTCTACTGGGATGAGTACGGCACTGATATCGACGGAACTCCATACGTACGTTCTCGCGCTTGGGAAGGAAACGGCAAGTATCGTACCGCTCACTTCAGCACAACGATTCAGTTCAAGGGCAATGTGCGCAATCTTCGCATTAAGTTGGAAGAAAAGACCGGCTTAGTATGGGAACCATGGCGTACAGTGTACAACCGTACTGATTTGCCGTTGGTTCGCCAGCGCACAATCAAGAACTGGGGCACAACCTTGTGGCCTCGCGTTGCTGAAACTGTAAAGAATGACTGA
- the gatC gene encoding Asp-tRNA(Asn)/Glu-tRNA(Gln) amidotransferase subunit GatC, producing the protein MPTFTREEIEHLGVLSQIALSDEEISRLQGELNVIAESINKVQEVAGEDVPPTANPVPLEAYLRPDEPATPLTQEEALSDAPRSESGMFVAPRILGEE; encoded by the coding sequence ATGCCTACATTCACACGCGAAGAAATTGAGCATTTGGGCGTTTTGTCCCAGATTGCTTTAAGCGACGAAGAAATCAGTCGCTTGCAAGGCGAATTAAACGTCATTGCAGAATCTATTAATAAAGTGCAGGAAGTTGCTGGCGAAGATGTGCCACCTACTGCAAATCCAGTGCCTTTGGAAGCTTATTTGCGTCCAGATGAGCCTGCTACACCTTTGACTCAAGAAGAAGCTCTTTCGGATGCTCCTAGAAGTGAGTCTGGCATGTTTGTAGCGCCTCGAATTTTGGGGGAGGAATAA
- the gatA gene encoding Asp-tRNA(Asn)/Glu-tRNA(Gln) amidotransferase subunit GatA: MTNTQDLVKLSAADMAKAVKAKEVSSRELVEAHLAVIESAEPEIKAFLHVSADIALEQADAFDAKNAKGETEGLPELAGVPIAIKDMIVTKGIPTTAASKILEGWVPPYDATVIEKLKAAGMPILGKTNLDEFAQGSSTEHSAYQTTCNPWDTERVPGGSGGGSAAAVAAFEAPIALGTDTGGSIRQPGALTGTVGAKPTYGGVSRFGAIAMASSLDQIGPVSRTVLDSALLQEIIGGNDRRDSTSIPAPVPPMAQAAREGARRDLKGLKVGLVKELSGEGFQPGVEARFNEAVQLLKDMGAEVTEVSCPHFPYSLAAYYIIMPSEVSSNLARYDGMRYGLRVMPPADKPQTAANMMAATREAGFGDEVKRRIILGTYALSAGYYDAWYGSAQKVRTLIIRDFEEAFKKVDVLVSPTSPTTAFKFGEKMDDPLSMYMNDIATIPANMAGVPALSLPAGLSDDGLPVGIQIIAPQCHDEKMYKPAAALEAALEEQWGGPIWKSLKAGWLDSLAK; this comes from the coding sequence ATGACTAATACTCAAGATTTGGTAAAACTTTCTGCTGCCGATATGGCAAAGGCTGTAAAAGCTAAAGAAGTTTCTAGCCGTGAACTTGTTGAAGCTCACTTGGCAGTCATTGAATCTGCAGAGCCAGAAATTAAGGCATTTTTGCATGTTTCTGCAGATATTGCTCTCGAGCAGGCAGATGCTTTTGATGCTAAGAACGCTAAGGGTGAGACTGAAGGATTGCCTGAGTTGGCTGGTGTGCCAATTGCCATTAAAGACATGATTGTCACTAAGGGCATTCCTACTACTGCAGCATCGAAGATCCTCGAAGGCTGGGTTCCACCTTACGATGCTACTGTTATTGAAAAGCTCAAAGCAGCTGGCATGCCAATTCTCGGCAAGACTAATTTGGATGAGTTTGCTCAAGGTTCTTCTACAGAACATTCTGCTTATCAAACTACTTGCAATCCTTGGGATACTGAGCGTGTTCCTGGTGGTTCCGGCGGCGGTTCAGCTGCAGCTGTTGCTGCATTCGAAGCTCCTATTGCTTTGGGTACAGATACTGGTGGTTCTATTCGCCAGCCAGGTGCTTTAACTGGTACAGTCGGCGCAAAGCCAACTTACGGTGGTGTTAGCCGTTTTGGTGCAATCGCTATGGCAAGCTCTCTCGACCAGATTGGACCTGTTTCTCGTACCGTTCTTGATTCTGCGCTTTTGCAGGAAATTATCGGCGGTAACGATAGGCGCGATTCTACTTCTATTCCAGCTCCTGTTCCTCCAATGGCTCAAGCTGCTCGTGAGGGCGCTCGCCGTGATTTGAAGGGCTTGAAGGTTGGTTTAGTTAAGGAGCTTAGCGGTGAAGGCTTCCAGCCAGGCGTTGAAGCACGCTTTAATGAAGCTGTGCAATTGCTTAAGGATATGGGCGCAGAGGTTACGGAAGTTTCTTGCCCTCACTTCCCTTACTCTTTGGCTGCTTATTACATTATTATGCCTTCAGAAGTTAGCTCTAATTTGGCTCGCTACGACGGTATGCGCTACGGTTTGCGCGTCATGCCACCAGCAGACAAGCCTCAGACTGCTGCAAATATGATGGCTGCAACTCGTGAAGCTGGCTTTGGCGACGAAGTAAAGCGTCGTATTATTCTCGGCACTTACGCACTTTCCGCTGGCTACTACGATGCTTGGTATGGCTCTGCACAAAAAGTTCGTACGCTTATTATTCGCGATTTTGAAGAAGCGTTTAAGAAAGTAGATGTTCTTGTTTCTCCAACAAGCCCTACAACGGCATTTAAGTTTGGCGAGAAGATGGATGATCCACTTTCTATGTACATGAACGATATTGCTACAATTCCTGCAAACATGGCTGGAGTTCCTGCTTTGAGCCTCCCAGCTGGCTTAAGCGACGACGGTTTGCCTGTTGGCATTCAGATTATTGCTCCGCAATGCCACGATGAAAAGATGTACAAGCCTGCAGCAGCGTTGGAAGCAGCGCTCGAAGAGCAGTGGGGCGGTCCAATTTGGAAGTCGCTTAAAGCTGGTTGGCTCGATTCATTGGCTAAGTAA
- the gatB gene encoding Asp-tRNA(Asn)/Glu-tRNA(Gln) amidotransferase subunit GatB, whose product MAEKLMKYADAVEQFDPVFGLETHVELCTRTKLFCPAEVSFGGEPNTQLTPVSLGLPGSLPVVNKTAVDYAIKLGLALHCEIAEWSQFARKNYFYPDMPRDYQISQYDKPTNGNGYLDVELEDGTVFRVPIERAHIEDDAGKNTHVGGADGRIEGANHSLVDYNRAGVPLIEIVTKPIEGAGSRAPEIAGAYMRAIRDIVRALNISHARMEQGNMRADVNVSLRRKPTDPFGTRSETKNVNTFRGIEKTLQYEIRRQAAILSEGGEILQETRHWDEATQTTAGGRVKSDADDYRYFPDPDLVMLHITKEHIERMKAQMPEMPRERRNRLQSEWGISDLEMRDILNADALDLVEETVKAGASAAGAKKWWLGELAREANTRGVTLEELPITPQDVAEVEKLIADGNLNDKLAKQTVACVLAGEGKPDEVVKKHGFKVMNDDGALEAAVDAALAADPEVAEKLKAGNMKPMGAIIGAVMRATKGQADAKAVTKIVMAKIKG is encoded by the coding sequence ATGGCTGAAAAACTTATGAAATATGCCGATGCTGTTGAGCAATTCGATCCAGTATTCGGTTTGGAAACTCACGTTGAGCTTTGCACTCGTACGAAGCTGTTCTGCCCAGCAGAAGTATCTTTTGGCGGTGAGCCAAATACTCAGCTAACTCCTGTAAGCCTTGGTTTGCCAGGCTCTTTGCCAGTTGTAAACAAGACTGCAGTTGATTATGCAATTAAGCTTGGTTTGGCTTTACATTGCGAAATTGCTGAGTGGAGCCAGTTCGCTCGTAAGAACTACTTCTACCCAGATATGCCTCGCGATTATCAGATCTCCCAGTACGATAAGCCTACTAATGGCAACGGTTACTTGGATGTTGAGCTGGAAGACGGCACCGTGTTCCGTGTGCCGATTGAACGTGCTCACATTGAGGATGATGCTGGTAAGAATACTCACGTTGGCGGCGCTGACGGCCGTATTGAAGGAGCAAATCACTCTTTGGTTGATTACAATCGTGCAGGTGTGCCTTTAATCGAGATTGTAACTAAGCCAATCGAAGGTGCAGGTAGCCGCGCTCCAGAAATTGCTGGTGCTTATATGCGTGCTATTCGCGATATTGTTCGCGCTCTCAACATCTCTCACGCTCGTATGGAGCAGGGCAATATGCGTGCTGACGTGAACGTTTCGCTCCGTCGCAAGCCAACCGATCCATTTGGTACGCGTTCAGAAACTAAGAATGTGAACACATTCCGCGGTATTGAAAAGACGCTGCAATATGAGATTCGTCGTCAGGCTGCTATTTTGAGCGAAGGCGGCGAGATTTTGCAGGAAACTCGTCACTGGGATGAGGCAACTCAGACCACTGCTGGTGGTCGTGTGAAGTCGGATGCTGACGATTATCGCTACTTCCCAGATCCTGATTTGGTTATGCTTCACATCACTAAAGAGCATATTGAGCGAATGAAGGCGCAAATGCCGGAAATGCCTCGTGAGCGCCGTAACCGTTTGCAAAGCGAATGGGGTATTAGCGATCTTGAAATGCGCGATATTTTGAACGCAGATGCTCTTGATTTGGTTGAAGAAACCGTTAAGGCTGGCGCAAGTGCGGCAGGTGCTAAGAAGTGGTGGCTTGGTGAGCTTGCTCGCGAAGCAAACACTCGTGGCGTGACTTTGGAAGAATTGCCTATTACTCCGCAAGATGTGGCTGAAGTTGAAAAGCTAATTGCAGACGGCAATCTTAACGATAAGCTCGCTAAGCAAACTGTTGCATGCGTTTTGGCTGGCGAGGGTAAGCCTGATGAAGTTGTTAAGAAGCACGGATTTAAGGTTATGAACGACGACGGTGCTTTGGAAGCTGCTGTTGACGCTGCTCTTGCTGCTGATCCTGAAGTTGCAGAAAAGCTTAAGGCTGGAAATATGAAGCCGATGGGTGCAATTATTGGTGCTGTTATGCGTGCAACTAAAGGTCAGGCTGATGCTAAGGCTGTTACTAAGATTGTGATGGCAAAAATCAAAGGCTGA
- a CDS encoding GNAT family N-acetyltransferase, producing the protein MQQTNDGVINSRELPKSIVIPQIRGEMAHLRPATCDDFQRMDDLCAFDGAAVITGKDANSERSMVHSWVESSMQWTKDSLIGENPSESCRFAGDVQLRHTIAWAIVPDVLDDSNNASGDIIGMIFLIDIDGWSRSARIQVVLGKNYRGRGYSRDAMPRVMTYAFASEPTGLGLHRIWVGVPATNTRSLSVYQSLGFVKTGTARDALWDAQNQKYQDFVVMDTLVDEYDAIRSLDAFGLHVIEENPGVIEALSAHEHSVAIPVHRDNLDEAWPYNANVSEGSSSKKAWWRIIGRGRNRNTEGK; encoded by the coding sequence ATGCAACAAACCAATGATGGTGTTATTAACTCTCGCGAGTTACCAAAATCTATAGTAATTCCTCAAATTCGTGGAGAGATGGCGCACCTTCGTCCAGCTACGTGCGATGATTTTCAAAGAATGGATGATTTGTGCGCATTTGATGGTGCTGCAGTTATTACTGGAAAGGATGCTAATTCAGAGCGTTCTATGGTTCATTCGTGGGTTGAAAGCTCTATGCAATGGACTAAAGATAGTCTTATTGGCGAAAATCCTTCTGAATCTTGTCGTTTTGCTGGCGATGTTCAGTTGCGTCACACTATTGCGTGGGCGATTGTTCCTGATGTTTTGGATGATTCAAATAACGCTTCCGGCGATATTATCGGCATGATTTTCCTTATAGATATTGACGGATGGTCTCGCAGTGCTCGAATTCAAGTTGTTTTAGGCAAAAATTATCGAGGAAGAGGCTATTCGCGCGACGCAATGCCTAGGGTTATGACTTATGCTTTTGCATCAGAGCCGACTGGTCTAGGGTTGCATAGAATTTGGGTAGGAGTTCCGGCAACTAATACTCGCTCACTTTCTGTATATCAATCTCTTGGATTTGTAAAAACCGGCACTGCGCGCGACGCATTATGGGATGCTCAAAATCAAAAATATCAAGATTTTGTTGTAATGGACACTCTTGTAGATGAATATGATGCCATTCGTTCGCTGGATGCGTTTGGTCTACACGTTATTGAAGAAAATCCTGGTGTAATCGAAGCTTTGAGCGCGCATGAACATTCTGTGGCTATACCTGTGCATCGTGATAATCTTGATGAAGCATGGCCGTACAATGCAAACGTCTCTGAAGGAAGTTCATCAAAAAAAGCTTGGTGGCGCATTATAGGTCGTGGACGCAATCGTAATACGGAAGGTAAGTAA